In the Zingiber officinale cultivar Zhangliang chromosome 5A, Zo_v1.1, whole genome shotgun sequence genome, ACTATGCTCATCTCCGTAATTTCGGCTAATCCATCTCAGAATAATAGAAGAGGTAAATCATAAATAATTATTAACTCTAGAATAGTAATTAGTCCTTGAAATATAAAAAGTGCATGAGATATAATAATAGAAGTGAAAGAGAGATGATGGAAAGGTAATGACATGAACACTTCCTAATTGAAATTCCTGGCTGTGTCTTTTATTTTAAGTttcaataaatatttaaaaattttaaaaatattttaaataattttctattagTTGACTTCTGATGAGTTGACGTCCGATTGACCCTGACCACTTACATGGATGTTTGTGCTAGATTCAATGTTCTCTTCTGactaaaataaaaatgaaatgaaattaaagaaaagatgcaccttTAATCGAAAGAATTGATGTATACGATGATTGATGGACATTTCAATTTATTCCCTTTGGGCATGAAGAAAGAATTCTAGATCATCTCTGTTGATATTTCATTtcgcgtgtatatatatatatatatatatatatatatatatatatatatattggttatTTTTAATAATCAAATTGCATTAAAAATTTGCAATGctaataaactaaacttaatttggCAATTAATAAAACCCAAAACCATGAGCCGATTAACTAAACTACTCCCTAAACCCGTGGGCAAACAACAACAGCGCGTGGAGATTATAAGAAGTCTCCAAAAAGAAAGggtcatttttttttaaaggacACATTATATTTTAGATTTTATGAAAGGGTGCATCTAATTCTTAGaatatctttttcatttatttcaatcttaaattaaaataaaaagttaatttttttatttgaatcaAATCAAATGCAATCGGACCgaattagataaaaaaataataatttaataattttgttAAGAAGTTTCATATAGAAATCGTTAAtgacattaaaaaatttataacatTAAACTTGaccatttaaatttatttttatttgaaaattttaataaattaaaagtaataataataataattaataaactCATAatcatcttctaattttatttcagttttacttattttttaattagatattaaataataataataaatcataaaaaatatcattattttttaaatgtattaaaacttaaaaataaaaaataaaaaatatggatatatttaaaggtagatccgttaccttagcggccccctagtgTCGGCTCCATGAATATAGAGGGAGGTTCAAATATGGATATATTTAAGAGATTATTATGAATTGAATGacgtgttttttttaaaaaaaatactttttagtATCATTAATAACTTTTGTATGAAACTCTttactaaaataattttttatttgattcgaATTCATGTTTGGTTAGatttaaataagaaaaattactattttaattttaatttaaaattgaaataaatggaaaatatattaaaaaatatgatACCATTGTATTAAAAAAAGAAATCCAAAGAATTAAGTGCGCCCCCTTCTAGAAAATGCCCGACAAGAACGCCTAGCAAGCCCCGCAGGCATCTCTGCTCAATCGGCCTTTGGGACAGAATAAGTATAACCGAGCTAGAATGAATTCGTTAACTCGTATGACACTAAAGAATCTCTTTTCCTCAAATGGTAAACCAGAAAGAGAGAGAAATCCATGTCACTCCGTGTATGTATAAGATATATATGAATTATGGCGATAATGATAAGaaattgaatgaaaaaaaaagtttGGCAAATTAGCTACCCTTTTCAATCAGGCTGTCCGCATATGATGTTTGTGCGTAGAATTTAAAATACACTGGAAGGCCAAATCAGTGCGTCAGTGATTAGGCATCGCTACTCGATCCTGCAATTCCAAAGGATGTCAGAGGCGGAACAAAAATCCTCATGGACTTTTAGGGCCCAACCAAATTTTCTCTGAAAACATTGCTTAGGGAATTCCAGAGCAGCAGCAAATGGAAACAAAAAGAGGGGGCCGGGTGCCAGCCATCTTGACTTGTTTGTTTACTGTCCGGTCCAGTTCCGTTTCGATGAAGTTATTGCGCCATGGCCCAAGCCACTGCTCCCCCTTTTGTTAATCAAAATTCTAGTTGGAGCTCAATCTAGAAGGAATTAAATTGTTAAAATGgttatttaagttttattttttataagcttgagtTTAGAGGTCGGCTTCTTGGTTAATCCTGAAATCGGGAAATTAGTCAACTTCTACGGGATCGTCCTTTGTTGACTTCGACTGCATCAGTTCGGCTCTTAGCGGATTGGCGTCGAGCAAACAAAATCATGATAGAGCAGCTTCTCTTTCCCGGTTAAAAAGACGAATAAAAGGTCAGGTCAAGACGTACTTTGGTATGGTCCTCGGATACTTAAATCAGACGTACCTTGCTAGCTGAAATGAAGGAAGAAAGAGTGTGTTTTGCTCCTAAAGTAGTTGCGTCCCTTCTCTTTCTTTATTCGGTGTCTTTATCTCAGTTGGCTACATAATTTAAGTTGTGTAGTTCTGAGGTAATGGTCAATTGATTCTCAGAAATATATCTATGGCTTATGTATCAGTATTAAGCGGCTGCTAAGatagtaaatttatttattttataatgtAGGTAGCGAATCTACTCCTACATCGAGGTTGTAGTGAGGAAGGATTCCTCGAGTGTTCCAATTCATGCCATGACAAATCCCACCAGGTTTTACTAGGCTTTCCAGGCTGTGCTGCAGACCATGCGGTATGGTAGATGGCTAGCTGGAAGGCGTTGTCATGCCCCACCGCTCTCCATTCCCGTCTCAGCTATGAGCTGGGTAGGCCACATAGAGCCAGGCGAGCGAGACGCATGCCACGCACACAGGCCCCGCAGAGGGTTGTCGTGTCATGGCCACCGGCAGACCTTCACGTCCAGTCATTTGAACAAGGAGTCCGAGTTTTGCCCACGACCAGGTTTCTCCGGGAGCAGGGCGGGGCCTCGCACCGTATGAGTGTCAATCACGAGCGGCTGCTCCATTTGGAACCTCGAGGGCCTCGTCCTCCAACAAGCCACCATGGGCCATGGCAGGGTGGAATCTTGGCGGTGGCGAAAAGAAATCCTGATGTCGGAAGACCTTGTACCCCTCTCCATCCCCTCGTGTCTGATAATCGCAGGTACCGCCTGCTGGTAAAACCCGCCTGGAGATCTCGTACATTTTTTGTAACGCTCATACCTGCCTCAAATCACCTCCCCTGGCCATGCATTTCCCTCCTTCCTCCTCGTAGACAAATACAATATGTACTTGCTCCTCTCGGATTGAGATGGATTCTGAAGTACTGCTTTAAACAATACTACAAACACATGGCGAACAGATCTGTGCTGCTCACCCAACTATCTTTGATTAAGACCCCATTCACCCATTCGTCATGTGGTTTATTAGCCTCCCTCCTCCTGCCTCTTGTTCGCCAATCCTTTGGTCGTATTCATCCTTTCTTCTTTTCGCTCTCTTGTGGATACTGCACGTCAGGTGAGTCTAATTTAGCCGTGCCAAATCAGTTCAATAGGAGTCCCATGGCATCTCGACAAAGTGTGGTTTATGTCGTCTTGAGTTTTTGTAGTTTGAGGTTTCATTTAGCTTGTACGTGATGTTGCTTTTAGGAAAAAGGTTGTAGTATGTTGCTGCAAATGGTAGGGTGAATCTAATGGCCACACTGCTGGTGTGCTGTGAGACGGTTGAAATTGGTTGTTTGGCTTTTGTAGCCTGTATTCTAATTCAATTTTTGTCAGCTACCTGTGTGGATTTTGAATGCCTTCCAGTTAGGGTTCATCGGTAGTAAATTGCTGCTATCGATCAATCGAGCCAATTTGGAAGCATGACTCAGCGACATTCGGTTGATTGCTGTCAAGCAAATTGTAACCCTGGTTGGACAGAGCTAAAGCAGCATGGCTATTGAATTTCTTTCCTTTTGGGTTTCATTGGGTCATGCATTGCTGTTAATTTGTTGTTTCCTCTGTCGTGTCGCTGTTCGTCTTCTAAGAATCGATGTTTGGGATAATTGGAGTGAAGTCTCTATCAGATGCCAGGTTCAGTTGCAGAAATAGTTGGAGCTGCTGCAGGTGGCTTTGCATTGTTGGTTATTGTTGTTGGGCTTTTGTTCTTCTACATATTTTACTGGGGGAGGACCGAGGCGAATAGAAGTTCTGAGACTGGTTCTTCAGACCCATCTAATCTTGGTAACTAAGGTTACTCTATATGATTGAAAGGGCTTTTGTCTTCACTATTTTGCCTGCTTTCCTTATTTTAATCTTTATATATATTTGGTTTTGGTATTTGTGTTTGTGCAGTGGAATGTAGGAGAGATAGGAGATCATTCGTCGATTACAGTCTTGCAAATGAGCATCATGTTGCTAGGCGATTCACACTAGAAGAGTTGGAAGAAGCTACTAAGAACTTTAGTCAAAGCAATCTTGTTGGCACTGGTAGCTTCGGTTTAGTATACAAGGGTCTGCTTCTTGATGGTACAATTGTAGCAATTAAGAGGCATGCACATGTTCCAAGGCTGGCATTTGTTGAAGAGGTAAATTGGTTTCCCTGGACTAACAAAGTATAAGAAGTTTTTTCTAATGCAATTCTCATTAGTCCTCCATATTTGCTAACATAAATGCAAAAAAGACTTGCTTACTATCTATGTGAATGTGTGATGGCCTCTAGGATGTTCAATATGAGTGCATGCATCATCATTGGATAGTTAATCAAAAACCATATTTATGTTTATCTAAAACACTAAGATTGTGCAATCCTTGTTCTAAATAAACACCATTTTTTGTGCTTGTTAAATGCTTAAAGATTAAGGTTGGTGGATGACATTATTTGAAGGTGGTTTCAATTGGCATTTTGCAAGATTcttgttttggtttttgattattcCTTATAAGATATTGGTAGATAGATTGGGTTTAGAGGTGCTAAAATGGGTCAATTAAGCTATAGGCCCAATAGGCTCGTTGAGTTCTTGCGTTGGGCTCGACTGCCATGGGCTATGTTGGGCATGACCTGTGATGTCACCGACAGTCACCCAACACAAGTTTGGGCTCCGTCCGGTTGgctcaacattttttttaaaataaaaaatgatttttaattaattttttaaaaatagaaaatattaaaatattaaggGATACCACAAGGTTTGACATGAATGGGCAATTGATTTGGCAACAATCTTGAAGTCTAtgttattgaaaattcaactGCAATAAAAGATTTGCACTTTGTTAGGGATCgatacaatcaaagtcccacattgaaaagatatggaaaagatcatgggtttaaaaggatgtaagatatctccattgacataaagtcttttggatagagcccaaaaataaagtcatgagggcttaggcccaaagtggacaatatcatgctattatgAAGAAGAAGGCTATGGTTAAGCTATACTTGCTTCTATCATCTTGTAGCATGCTTCTGTCTTTGGTAGTCATAGATCTTTGACAAAGATGAGATCTTCTACTATGATGAAGTGATGTTCCACTCCAAAATCAGACAAGTTACTTGGTAAACAAAAGGGCATTGGTGATGGAGTCTCTTGGTTCAAAGACACCAAGGGACACTCTTGGTCACAACTGGAGTAGAAGATATCATGTGTTGGAACTAGAAAGCACATAGATCTTTGACAAAGATGAGATCTTCTACTATGATGAAGTGATGTTCCACTCCAAAATCAGACAAGCTACTTGGTAAACAAAAGGGCATTGGTGATGAGTCTTATGGTTCAAAGACACCAAGGGACACTCTTGGTCACAACTGGAGTAGAAGTTATCATGTGTTGGAACTAGAAAGCAAATCAAAATGTGAGATCAAAATGTCTGAAGAGACTTATAAAACATTGCAAAACCACTGTGGTAGAAAGTGTCTTTAATGTTGATGACAAGAAAAAATAATCTTTGATAGATTTTTCTCAATTGATCATGGACTAGTGATTCTCACATCATGTGACTTCTTTGAGTAGTGACTTCATGATCTATAAACTAAGTAGAAAACTTGTGTAGCTTGGAGAAGACGGGACATATCATGTAGTTGGGGTGGAAACTAAATGGGAAATCATGCTAACTTCTGTTGGGACCCAACATGTTCTGGATTGAGGGCATCCTTGGTATTTTTAGTCACACTTGATGTCAAGGATACTTATGTTATTCTTATAGAAGAGGTTTTGAGAtttgaaaagaagaaaaaatattgATGATAGCTATGAGATCTCCATCTAATGTATTTGTTTTGGAGATTTTGATGTGTGTTGTACGTTCAAGATGTGTTGTGTAGACAGTAAGAAGGCACATGGCGCTATTTGATCTTCAacgaaggagaagaagatgatatTTATAGTGGTATAAGGGCTAAAGACCAAGAATCTGATGGTTGTGTCAACTTGGTTCGTCCAATCTGATCTAACATGTATAAATATTAAAGAAGGCATATTGTGCAATTTGATCTTCATCAATGGATAAAGAAGGTACATGATTCAATTCAATCTTTATCAACGGAGAGATATATGATATTTGTAGTGATAAAAGGGCTAAAGACCAAGACTCTATTGGTTGTGTCTATTCAGGTCATCTGATCAAATCTTACATGCAGGTGGCTGGATTAGGCCATGGAAGTGGAACAGATACCATGAGTTCGAGGATGAGATTATTGTGCTGTGGCCCTTATGCCACAAGTTCAACACATATGTATGCAACATCCTTAGCTAGAGATGCACAATCATTTTTTGGCCTAAACACAGACATTATCAAATCGTTGTTTGAATAAGTGCAACCATTATTTAGATATTCACATCCATTTTTGTGTTTGGCATGGATAAGCTCATATTAGTTGGTTGATAGCATTATTTCAAGGTGTTATTTCAGAATATATATCATTTAATTAGCTCAGATACAGATGCATAGATGCTTCTTGAGGATGTGCTATTTTCATTTATATGAATTATGCTCACAATTGTTTTCCTTCAAGGAATTTTGGTCGTGAACACCACTTGATTTTCCATGATTTTGTTATGCTCGTGTGGTGGCAAGGCATACTAAACTGTTTCTTATTTTTAAAcaggttaaaaaattatcaaaaatcagACACCGCAATCTAGTTACTCTTATCGGTTATTGCCAGGAAGGTGGTTTGCAAATGTTAGTTTATGAGTATTTGCCAAATGGAAGCATCTCTCAGCACTTATATTGTAGGGTTACCTGATCTTAACACTGACTCATGGCTCTGATATTATTTTTCTGTTTTGCCTACTTAAACATAGTATACTTTTTTTGGCAGATAATGAACACCATTCACTAACAAATCTTGAATTTAAACAAAGGCTCACAGTGGCTATTGGAGCTGCCAAAGGTAAGCTCAATCCTTTATATCAACTGAATGAGGAAATAAGTTAATGAGTGATACATCATACAGTTTGAGCAGAAATTATCCTCTCCACAATCTGAAAATTAGATCTGTTTCATAACTTTGGATCACAGGATTAACCCATCTGCACAGTCTTGCACCTCCTTTGGTACATAAAAACTTCAAAACAAGCAACATCTTGGTCGACGAGAATTTCATTGCAAAGGTAGCTGATGCAGGCATTCTCAAATTACTACAAGGAAGTGAGGAAGTTCAACATCAGGGAAGTAAAAATGCCTTCCAAGATCCTGTGTATGTGAAAATTTCACAATTTGTGTTACTTGTGTTGTACCTGTTATTGGATATCATAATTGACTTATTTGGGTATTGTATTAAGGTAATGTGTTTTCCAGTGCTAGAGAGTTGGGAAGATTTTCTGAAGCCAGTGATGTTTATAGCTTTGGAGTATTCCTTCTAGAGCTCATAAGCGGAATTGACATCGAACACTGCATCTCTCCAGATTCATACAATATTTTAGCTCATTGGGTAATTCATCGTGTTCAAGTATATCCTTTAACTGATGATCTTTAGTTCAGCTAGACACTTACAAGTTCACTGCATTAGGTGGAAGCTCATGTTAGTTCAAATGATCTCATCGATCGTCGGCTCGGTAATGGTTTTACCTCCCAAGGTATGAAAGAGCTAATTGCACTAACTCTTCAGTGTTTGAATCCATCCGGTCAAAACCGCCCGTGGATGAGCTCAATTGTCACCGTGCTCGATAGGATTCTCGAGACTGAGATGACACTGACAACAATCATGGGCGATGGCACTGCCATTGTTACCCTCGGTAGCCAGTTATTTACTTGAGCTTGAAGAACAAACAATCAGTTATTTGATCAAGCTGCCGAGAATCAATCTCTTCAGCGAAATGCAATGCACAAAAGATCTCTGTCCCAAGCAGTAGTTCTTGCTGTCTGTGTATCCGAACTGTGTTTGTCTCTCTGACAGCCATGGCAACATTGATCTGTCTCAAAACTAAAAAATTCACCATTCTTGTATGGATTTATTTATTGTTCAAAAATATTATGATTCATTCATCTGTAAAATAATTCAGCCTCTTAACGTGCCTGCTATTGTAGAATTTTGACTTCCTTATGCAATTTTTTtgttagtttattattattatttatttatcgtTTAAAAACCATCTCTTGTAAAATGTAATATCAGAATCtatgatttgattttatattgGCAGGAGCTTCAtaccataataataataataatattattattattattattaatttttactaGATTATTATTCTAAAATGATAATATCTAAGCTCCCGAGATTATGAGGTGATGGGAAACTATGTGACATACATTACAATTGAGGAGTTCAAATTACTAATTACTTGTGAGATTGTCGGTTAATAACAAATTTGGTTGGAACTAAGTTTGCCTTCAAAATTAGTCCGATAATAAAAAATGAATATttagattataaaaat is a window encoding:
- the LOC121981967 gene encoding wall-associated receptor kinase-like 4 isoform X3, whose protein sequence is MASWKALSCPTALHSRLSYELGRPHRARRARRMPRTQAPQRVVVSWPPADLHVQSFEQGVRVLPTTRFLREQGGASHRMSVNHERLLHLEPRGPRPPTSHHGPWQGGILAVAKRNPDVGRPCTPLHPLVSDNRRYRLLVKPAWRSRTFFVTLIPASNHLPWPCISLLPPRRQIQYVLAPLGLRWILKYCFKQYYKHMANRSVLLTQLSLIKTPFTHSSCGLLASLLLPLVRQSFGRIHPFFFSLSCGYCTSGSVAEIVGAAAGGFALLVIVVGLLFFYIFYWGRTEANRSSETGSSDPSNLVECRRDRRSFVDYSLANEHHVARRFTLEELEEATKNFSQSNLVGTGSFGLVYKGLLLDGTIVAIKRHAHVPRLAFVEEVKKLSKIRHRNLVTLIGYCQEGGLQMLVYEYLPNGSISQHLYYNEHHSLTNLEFKQRLTVAIGAAKGLTHLHSLAPPLVHKNFKTSNILVDENFIAKVADAGILKLLQGSEEVQHQGSKNAFQDPV
- the LOC121981967 gene encoding receptor-like protein kinase THESEUS 1 isoform X2; translation: MASWKALSCPTALHSRLSYELGRPHRARRARRMPRTQAPQRVVVSWPPADLHVQSFEQGVRVLPTTRFLREQGGASHRMSVNHERLLHLEPRGPRPPTSHHGPWQGGILAVAKRNPDVGRPCTPLHPLVSDNRRYRLLVKPAWRSRTFFVTLIPASNHLPWPCISLLPPRRQIQYVLAPLGLRWILKYCFKQYYKHMANRSVLLTQLSLIKTPFTHSSCGLLASLLLPLVRQSFGRIHPFFFSLSCGYCTSGSVAEIVGAAAGGFALLVIVVGLLFFYIFYWGRTEANRSSETGSSDPSNLVECRRDRRSFVDYSLANEHHVARRFTLEELEEATKNFSQSNLVGTGSFGLVYKGLLLDGTIVAIKRHAHVPRLAFVEEVKKLSKIRHRNLVTLIGYCQEGGLQMLVYEYLPNGSISQHLYYNEHHSLTNLEFKQRLTVAIGAAKGLTHLHSLAPPLVHKNFKTSNILVDENFIAKVADAGILKLLQGSEEVQHQGSKNAFQDPVARELGRFSEASDVYSFGVFLLELISGIDIEHCISPDSYNILAHWVEAHVSSNDLIDRRLGNGFTSQGFSRLR
- the LOC121981967 gene encoding putative serine/threonine-protein kinase isoform X5, giving the protein MPGSVAEIVGAAAGGFALLVIVVGLLFFYIFYWGRTEANRSSETGSSDPSNLVECRRDRRSFVDYSLANEHHVARRFTLEELEEATKNFSQSNLVGTGSFGLVYKGLLLDGTIVAIKRHAHVPRLAFVEEVKKLSKIRHRNLVTLIGYCQEGGLQMLVYEYLPNGSISQHLYYNEHHSLTNLEFKQRLTVAIGAAKGLTHLHSLAPPLVHKNFKTSNILVDENFIAKVADAGILKLLQGSEEVQHQGSKNAFQDPVARELGRFSEASDVYSFGVFLLELISGIDIEHCISPDSYNILAHWVEAHVSSNDLIDRRLGNGFTSQGMKELIALTLQCLNPSGQNRPWMSSIVTVLDRILETEMTLTTIMGDGTAIVTLGSQLFT
- the LOC121981967 gene encoding PTI1-like tyrosine-protein kinase At3g15890 isoform X4 — its product is MGHGRVESWRWRKEILMSEDLVPLSIPSCLIIAGSVAEIVGAAAGGFALLVIVVGLLFFYIFYWGRTEANRSSETGSSDPSNLVECRRDRRSFVDYSLANEHHVARRFTLEELEEATKNFSQSNLVGTGSFGLVYKGLLLDGTIVAIKRHAHVPRLAFVEEVKKLSKIRHRNLVTLIGYCQEGGLQMLVYEYLPNGSISQHLYYNEHHSLTNLEFKQRLTVAIGAAKGLTHLHSLAPPLVHKNFKTSNILVDENFIAKVADAGILKLLQGSEEVQHQGSKNAFQDPVARELGRFSEASDVYSFGVFLLELISGIDIEHCISPDSYNILAHWVEAHVSSNDLIDRRLGNGFTSQGMKELIALTLQCLNPSGQNRPWMSSIVTVLDRILETEMTLTTIMGDGTAIVTLGSQLFT
- the LOC121981967 gene encoding receptor-like protein kinase ANXUR1 isoform X1; this translates as MASWKALSCPTALHSRLSYELGRPHRARRARRMPRTQAPQRVVVSWPPADLHVQSFEQGVRVLPTTRFLREQGGASHRMSVNHERLLHLEPRGPRPPTSHHGPWQGGILAVAKRNPDVGRPCTPLHPLVSDNRRYRLLVKPAWRSRTFFVTLIPASNHLPWPCISLLPPRRQIQYVLAPLGLRWILKYCFKQYYKHMANRSVLLTQLSLIKTPFTHSSCGLLASLLLPLVRQSFGRIHPFFFSLSCGYCTSGSVAEIVGAAAGGFALLVIVVGLLFFYIFYWGRTEANRSSETGSSDPSNLVECRRDRRSFVDYSLANEHHVARRFTLEELEEATKNFSQSNLVGTGSFGLVYKGLLLDGTIVAIKRHAHVPRLAFVEEVKKLSKIRHRNLVTLIGYCQEGGLQMLVYEYLPNGSISQHLYYNEHHSLTNLEFKQRLTVAIGAAKGLTHLHSLAPPLVHKNFKTSNILVDENFIAKVADAGILKLLQGSEEVQHQGSKNAFQDPVARELGRFSEASDVYSFGVFLLELISGIDIEHCISPDSYNILAHWVEAHVSSNDLIDRRLGNGFTSQGMKELIALTLQCLNPSGQNRPWMSSIVTVLDRILETEMTLTTIMGDGTAIVTLGSQLFT